In Oenanthe melanoleuca isolate GR-GAL-2019-014 chromosome 19, OMel1.0, whole genome shotgun sequence, a genomic segment contains:
- the LOC130260831 gene encoding C-C motif chemokine 5-like, protein MKTFTAALSVLFVVVFCYQASSSPLSLNFYGPCCVEYITRPLPLSLVVKYEQTGSHCSLPAVIFTTIKDKLVCANPNDKWVQDIMKQLKDKEHSG, encoded by the exons ATGAAGACTTTCACAGCAGCCCTTTCTGTACTTTTTGTGGTTGTCTTCTGCTACCAGGCCTCCTCTTCTCCAC TTTCTCTCAACTTTTATGGTCCCTGCTGTGTTGAGTACATCACCAGACCGTTGCCTTTGAGCCTTGTGGTGAAGTATGAGCAGACAGGCAgccactgctccctgccagctgtgat ATTTACCACCATCAAGGACAAGCTCGTCTGTGCCAACCCTAATGACAAATGGGTCCAGGACATAATGAAACAATTAAAGGACAAGGAGCACAGTGGATGA
- the LOC130260830 gene encoding E3 ubiquitin-protein ligase TRIM39-like, with protein sequence MALAGALERLQEEAICPICLEYMSEPVSIDCGHNFCRGCIAKHCQDKGLWADGPFSCPQCRASCHRSGFRPNRQLANIVESIRQLGLRGAPGPELELGTPLCPQHDERLKLFCEEDEELICVVCRESLLHRPHTVYPIEEAAHVYKVKLQKSLENLLKEVEEVKKRESAERMKTQECKETVKKTRERIVSEFGKLHRLLADEEKLLLQKLEEEEKQILLLINENLARLVEEKCLLEELILEIKEKSQQPADGLLKDMKSILSRCEGVKFQSLKAVSVTLKENYSIPERCLGMRDMLKKFKVDVILDPETAHPDLTVSEDRKSVRRGSKKLLLSLFDNSKRFSSAPVVLGTPAFFSGRHYWEVQVGDKPEWGLGLCREAAGRKGSVLFSPNNGYWVLRLRNGGTYEALSVPSSPLTLSVRPRRVGIFLDYEAGEISFYNVSDRSHIYTFTDKFSGNLRPLFFLGAFLGGRNAEPLVISWVRDPQGTGCIIL encoded by the exons ATGGCGCTGGCAGGTGCCCTGGAGCggctgcaggaggaggccaTCTGCCCCATCTGCCTGGAGTACATGAGCGAGCCGGTCAGCATCGACTGCGGCCACAACTTCTGCCGGGGCTGCATCGCCAAGCACTGCCAGGACAAGGGGCTGTGGGCCGACGGGCCCTTCTCCTGCCCGCAGTGCCGGGCCTCCTGCCACCGCAGCGGCTTCCGACCCAACCGGCAGCTGGCCAACATCGTGGAGAGCATCCGCCAGCTGGGGCTGCGGGGCGCCCCGGGGCccgagctggagctgggcacccctctgtgcccccagcacGACGAGCGCCTGAAGCTGTTCTGCGAGGAGGACGAGGAGCTCATCTGCGTGGTGTGCCGGGAGTCCCTGCTCCACCGCCCGCACACCGTCTACCCCATCGAGGAGGCGGCGCACGTCTACAAG gTCAAACTTCAGAAATCCCTGGAGAATCTTTTGAAGGAAGTGGAGGAGGTGAAGAAGCGTGAGTCAGCAGAAAGGATGAAAACCCAAGAGTGCAAG GAGACAGTAAAGAAAACACGGGAGAGGATTGTGAGTGAGTTTGGGAAGCTGCATCGGCTGCTGGCTGATGAGGAGAAGCTACTGCTCCAGAaactggaggaggaagagaagcagATTCTGCTGCTGATCAATGAAAACCTGGCCAGGCTGGTGGAGGAGAAGTGCTTGTTGGAGGAGCTGATCCTGGAGATAAAGGAGAagagccagcagccagctgatGGGCTGCTCAAG GACATGAAAAGCATCCTGAGCAG GTGTGAAGGGGTAAAGTTCCAATCCCTCAAGGCTGTGTCTGTGACCCTGAAGGAAAACTACAGCATTCCTGAGCGCTGCCTGGGCATGAGGGACATGCTGAAGAAGTTCAAAG tGGATGTGATTCTGGACCCAGAGACGGCACACCCAGACCTCACTGTGTCCGAGGACCGCAAGAGCGTCCGACGTGGGAGCAAGAAGCTGCTTTTGTCCCTCTTTGACAACTCTAAGAGGTTCAGCAGCGCCCCGGTGGTGCTGGGCACTCCAGCCTTCTTCTCGGGCCGCCACTACTGGGAGGTGCAGGTGGGAGACAAGCCCGAATggggcctggggctgtgccgggaggctgctggcaggaaaggctCTGTCCTCTTCTCCCCCAACAATGGTTACTGGGTGCTGCGGCTGCGGAACGGGGGCACCTACGAGGCCCTGAGCGTACCCAGCTCGCCCCTGACCCTGAGCGTGAGGCCCCGGCGCGTCGGGATCTTCCTGGACTACGAGGCGGGAGAGATCTCCTTCTACAACGTCAGCGACCGCTCCCACATCTACACCTTCACTGACAAGTTCTCAGGCAACCTCCGGCCTCTCTTTTTCCTGGGCGCCTTTTTGGGGGGCAGAAATGCAGAACCCTTGGTGATCTCCTGGGTCAGGGACCCACAGGGGACTGGATGCATCATCCTGTGA